Proteins from a single region of Pseudonocardia sp. DSM 110487:
- a CDS encoding NUDIX domain-containing protein encodes MLDDHRRPLNPTGRTGRTGRNLGKWGENAAADPIVVAGAGEDRHILLIRRRDRGVWAIPGGMVDPGETAPAALVRELREETGVDLAEVPPTILGHVYVEDWRNTDHAWVCSTVALYQLPAQVVATAGDDAADARWFAFSGLDGLAAAVAAAGGDLYEAHLPLFAMTDVESSVDLGRVSDGQDDAEPGHPSHTDVAS; translated from the coding sequence GTGCTGGACGACCATCGGCGGCCGCTCAACCCGACCGGCCGCACAGGCCGCACCGGCCGCAACCTTGGCAAGTGGGGTGAGAACGCCGCCGCGGACCCGATCGTCGTCGCTGGTGCTGGCGAGGACCGGCACATCCTGCTCATCCGACGCCGCGACCGCGGCGTGTGGGCAATCCCTGGAGGCATGGTCGATCCTGGCGAGACGGCCCCGGCCGCGCTCGTGCGCGAGCTGCGCGAGGAGACCGGCGTCGACCTCGCCGAGGTGCCACCGACAATCCTCGGCCACGTCTATGTCGAGGACTGGCGCAACACCGATCACGCCTGGGTCTGCTCCACGGTGGCTCTCTATCAGCTGCCTGCGCAGGTCGTCGCAACGGCGGGCGACGACGCCGCCGATGCACGCTGGTTTGCCTTCAGCGGCCTCGACGGGCTGGCCGCCGCGGTGGCTGCCGCTGGTGGGGACCTGTACGAGGCGCACCTGCCGCTGTTCGCTATGACAGACGTGGAGAGCTCAGTCGACCTGGGGCGGGTCAGTGATGGTCAGGATGACGCTGAGCCTGGGCATCCGAGCCACACTGACGTCGCGTCGTGA